Proteins found in one Cetobacterium somerae genomic segment:
- the rbsC gene encoding ribose ABC transporter permease: protein MLKKIYNNKPLIGLIVFSIIVSFLNPRFLSVNNILNVLRQTSINSVIAIGMTLVILTGGIDLSVGSILALTGAFGASLIANGVNPILAIVIAVIIGGLFGIFNGLLISYAKLQPFIVTLVTMTLLRGATLVFTDGKPIPVRDGGDFFDNIGGGYFFDIPIPIYIMIALFIAGYYILNNIKFGRYIYAIGGNEEATKLSGVNTSKYKTLVYGVCGALSALAGVIVTSRLGSAQPTAGSGYELDAIAAVVLGGTSLAGGVGTIAGTALGAIIIGVLGNALNLLNVSSYYQMMVKALVILIAVLIDKKSSK from the coding sequence ATGTTAAAAAAAATATATAACAATAAGCCTCTAATCGGTTTAATTGTTTTCTCTATAATAGTTTCATTTTTAAACCCAAGGTTTTTATCAGTTAATAATATCTTAAACGTTTTAAGACAAACATCTATAAACTCAGTTATTGCAATTGGAATGACTTTAGTTATTTTAACTGGTGGAATCGATCTTTCTGTTGGTTCTATTTTAGCTTTAACTGGAGCTTTTGGAGCAAGTTTAATAGCTAATGGTGTAAATCCAATTTTAGCTATTGTTATAGCTGTTATTATTGGTGGACTTTTTGGAATTTTTAACGGTTTACTTATATCATATGCTAAACTTCAGCCATTTATAGTTACTTTAGTTACTATGACTCTTTTAAGGGGAGCCACTTTAGTTTTCACTGATGGTAAGCCAATCCCTGTGAGAGATGGTGGAGATTTCTTTGATAATATTGGTGGAGGTTATTTCTTTGATATTCCTATCCCAATATATATTATGATTGCTCTTTTCATAGCTGGATACTATATACTAAATAATATCAAATTTGGTAGATATATCTATGCTATTGGTGGAAATGAAGAAGCTACTAAACTTTCAGGAGTAAATACATCTAAATATAAAACTTTAGTTTATGGTGTTTGTGGAGCTCTTTCAGCTTTAGCTGGAGTTATTGTTACTTCTAGACTTGGTTCTGCTCAACCTACTGCTGGATCTGGGTATGAACTTGATGCCATTGCTGCAGTTGTTCTAGGTGGAACATCTCTTGCTGGTGGAGTTGGTACCATTGCAGGAACTGCTCTTGGAGCAATTATTATTGGTGTTTTAGGAAACGCTTTAAACCTTTTAAACGTATCATCTTACTATCAGATGATGGTTAAAGCTTTAGTAATTCTTATAGCTGTTTTAATTGATAAAAAATCTTCTAAATAA
- a CDS encoding molybdopterin oxidoreductase family protein, producing the protein MNKIQTTCNYCSLACNMDFYVEDNKIKKVIPTEKYPVNKGFSCIKGLNLDKQLTSADFPKNPLLKTENGREEISWERAYSFFSDKLKDIVEKHGKESVACISTGQLALEEMALVGHVFRNFVGGQLDGNTRLCMATSVVAHKQSFGFDAPPYTLNDLELSDTIIFTGANPVVAHPIIWDRVRKNKNKKVIVIDVRCSETAQNADYFFCIKPKSDIILYYTIANYLIENNWIDNNYIEKYSENFDAFKEHVSKFSIDDIEEKVGITKDEFLTLVKLIHEGDAVSFWWTMGINQSYQAVRTAQGIINLAVMTGNMGRPGTGANSITGQCNAMGSRLFSNTTGLYGGGEYTDEAKRKIVGDALGLDPAIFPTKPTLPYNVIIEKIVSGEIKALWILCTNPRHSWTNNTQFAEAIEKLDLFVVQDLYPNTDSSELADLFLPVVSGIEKEGTLINTERRISKLNPVIPKPEGSFSDFEVIYNVGKALGMGTLLDGWETPEAVFNKMVKVTKDTPCDMTGVSYKLLENGYGVQWPFREGETLVDNERRLFENGEYYTPSKKVKFVFEDVAENPVPTNETYPYVLNTGRGTVGQWHTQTRTKEITYVNDSTSDNSYIYISKTLGEELGIESQDEVLVKSINGRSSKFLALTTDNLPHDVLYAPIHYIETNNLTLSIYDPYSKEPSYKYAPVSIEKI; encoded by the coding sequence ATGAATAAAATTCAAACAACTTGCAACTACTGTTCATTAGCATGTAACATGGATTTCTACGTTGAAGACAATAAAATTAAAAAAGTTATTCCCACTGAAAAATATCCTGTTAATAAAGGATTTAGTTGTATCAAAGGTTTAAATCTTGATAAACAACTTACATCAGCTGATTTTCCTAAAAACCCACTATTAAAAACTGAAAATGGAAGAGAGGAAATCTCTTGGGAGAGAGCTTATAGTTTTTTTAGCGATAAGTTAAAAGATATCGTTGAAAAGCACGGAAAAGAAAGCGTAGCCTGCATAAGTACTGGTCAATTAGCTTTAGAAGAGATGGCTTTAGTTGGTCATGTTTTTAGAAACTTTGTAGGTGGACAACTTGATGGAAATACTAGACTTTGTATGGCTACATCTGTTGTTGCACATAAACAAAGTTTTGGATTTGATGCGCCTCCTTATACACTAAATGATTTAGAACTTTCTGACACTATTATTTTTACTGGAGCTAACCCTGTAGTAGCTCACCCTATCATTTGGGATAGAGTACGTAAAAATAAAAATAAGAAAGTTATTGTTATTGATGTTAGATGCAGTGAAACAGCTCAAAATGCTGACTACTTCTTCTGTATAAAACCTAAAAGTGATATTATTTTATACTATACAATTGCTAACTATTTAATTGAAAATAACTGGATTGATAATAATTATATTGAAAAATATTCTGAAAATTTCGATGCCTTTAAAGAACATGTTTCAAAGTTCTCTATTGATGACATAGAAGAAAAAGTAGGAATAACTAAAGATGAATTTTTAACTTTAGTTAAACTTATTCATGAAGGAGATGCTGTTTCTTTCTGGTGGACTATGGGAATAAACCAAAGCTATCAAGCTGTTAGAACCGCTCAAGGTATAATTAACTTAGCTGTTATGACTGGAAATATGGGTAGACCTGGAACTGGAGCTAACTCTATAACAGGACAATGTAATGCTATGGGATCACGTCTTTTCAGTAATACAACTGGATTATATGGTGGTGGAGAGTACACTGATGAGGCTAAAAGAAAAATTGTTGGAGATGCTTTAGGATTAGATCCTGCTATTTTCCCAACAAAACCTACACTTCCTTACAATGTAATAATTGAAAAAATAGTTTCTGGTGAGATTAAAGCTCTATGGATTCTTTGTACAAACCCTAGACACTCTTGGACTAATAACACTCAATTCGCAGAAGCTATTGAGAAGTTGGACCTTTTTGTTGTACAAGATCTGTATCCAAATACAGATAGCTCTGAACTTGCTGATCTTTTCTTGCCAGTAGTTTCTGGAATAGAAAAAGAGGGAACACTTATCAATACAGAAAGAAGAATATCTAAATTGAATCCTGTTATTCCTAAGCCTGAAGGATCTTTTAGTGATTTTGAAGTTATATATAATGTAGGAAAAGCTTTAGGTATGGGAACACTTTTAGATGGATGGGAAACTCCTGAAGCAGTTTTCAATAAAATGGTTAAAGTTACAAAGGATACTCCTTGCGATATGACTGGAGTTAGCTATAAACTTTTAGAAAATGGATATGGTGTTCAGTGGCCATTTAGAGAGGGTGAAACTTTAGTTGATAACGAAAGAAGACTATTTGAAAATGGTGAATACTATACACCTAGTAAAAAGGTTAAATTTGTATTTGAAGATGTAGCAGAAAATCCTGTGCCTACAAATGAAACTTATCCTTACGTTCTAAATACAGGAAGAGGAACTGTTGGACAGTGGCATACTCAAACTAGAACGAAAGAGATCACGTATGTTAATGACTCAACTTCAGATAATTCATATATCTATATCTCTAAGACTCTTGGTGAAGAGTTAGGTATTGAATCACAAGATGAAGTTTTAGTTAAATCTATAAATGGTAGAAGTAGTAAATTCTTAGCATTAACTACTGATAATTTACCTCATGATGTTTTATACGCACCTATTCACTATATAGAAACAAATAATTTAACACTTTCTATATATGATCCATATTCTAAGGAGCCTTCATATAAATATGCTCCAGTTTCTATTGAAAAAATCTAA
- the rbsB gene encoding ribose ABC transporter substrate-binding protein RbsB, protein MKNKLRFLGLMVLALGMGTIAEAAKVGLVVSTQDNPFFVTLKEGAVSKAKEMGHEIVVLDSQNDPSKELGNVEDLLVKGIDVLLINPTDSDAVVSAVKAANRNKVPVITLDRASNGGKVVTHIASDNVAGGELAGNFIVEKLNGKNNKVVELEGIPGTTAARDRGEGFNKAAQNKLDIVAKQAADFDRTKGLNVMENILQAQPEVNAVFAHNDEMALGALKAIEASGKTDFIIVGFDATEDAVKAVKEGKLAATVAQKPAEIGAKGIEAADKIVKKETVPQFIPVELELITQ, encoded by the coding sequence ATGAAAAACAAATTAAGATTTTTAGGACTTATGGTTCTTGCTTTAGGTATGGGGACAATTGCTGAAGCTGCTAAGGTAGGATTAGTTGTTTCTACACAAGACAATCCTTTCTTCGTTACTTTAAAAGAGGGAGCTGTTTCTAAAGCAAAAGAGATGGGGCACGAAATTGTTGTTTTAGACTCTCAAAATGATCCTTCTAAGGAGTTAGGAAATGTTGAAGATCTTCTTGTTAAAGGAATAGATGTTCTTTTAATAAATCCAACTGATTCTGATGCTGTTGTATCAGCTGTTAAAGCTGCTAACCGTAATAAAGTTCCAGTAATTACTTTAGATAGAGCGTCTAATGGTGGAAAAGTTGTTACTCACATCGCTTCTGATAACGTTGCTGGTGGAGAATTAGCTGGAAACTTCATAGTTGAAAAATTAAATGGAAAAAATAATAAAGTTGTAGAGTTAGAAGGAATCCCTGGTACAACTGCTGCTCGTGATAGAGGAGAAGGATTTAACAAGGCTGCTCAGAATAAATTAGATATAGTTGCAAAACAAGCTGCTGACTTTGACAGAACTAAAGGACTTAATGTTATGGAAAATATTTTACAAGCACAACCTGAAGTTAATGCTGTTTTTGCTCATAATGATGAGATGGCCCTTGGAGCTCTAAAAGCTATTGAAGCATCTGGAAAAACTGATTTTATAATCGTTGGTTTTGATGCCACTGAAGATGCAGTGAAAGCTGTTAAAGAGGGTAAACTTGCTGCAACTGTTGCTCAAAAACCAGCAGAGATTGGTGCTAAAGGAATTGAAGCGGCTGATAAAATTGTAAAAAAGGAAACAGTTCCACAGTTTATTCCTGTTGAACTAGAACTTATTACACAATAA